In one Vulgatibacter incomptus genomic region, the following are encoded:
- a CDS encoding hydrogenase maturation protease, which yields MSARVLVAGIGNIFLGDDGFGVVAARRLAEDDLPAGVEVEDYGIRCLHLAFALLEPPELLIVLDAAGRGGPPGSLYVIEPILDAPTQASDAHSASLATVFSSVRAMGGSLPPVRVVGCEPASLDEGIGLSAQVEGAVEPALALVRNILDERAGGGKG from the coding sequence ATGAGCGCACGGGTCCTGGTAGCCGGAATCGGAAACATCTTCCTGGGTGACGACGGCTTCGGCGTGGTAGCGGCCCGGCGCCTGGCGGAAGACGACCTCCCTGCGGGGGTCGAGGTGGAGGACTACGGGATCCGTTGCCTGCACCTCGCGTTTGCGCTCCTCGAGCCGCCGGAGCTGCTGATCGTCCTCGACGCCGCCGGTCGGGGCGGCCCGCCCGGGTCGCTCTACGTCATCGAGCCCATCCTCGACGCTCCGACACAGGCCAGCGACGCCCACTCGGCGAGCCTGGCCACCGTCTTCTCCTCGGTGCGTGCGATGGGCGGCTCCCTGCCCCCCGTTCGCGTCGTCGGCTGCGAGCCTGCCTCCCTCGACGAGGGGATCGGCCTCAGCGCGCAAGTGGAGGGCGCCGTCGAGCCGGCCCTCGCGCTCGTGCGCAACATCCTGGACGAACGAGCGGGAGGAGGGAAGGGATGA
- a CDS encoding DUF6893 family small protein, with translation MTKSIEWPTLRRRNHSHPELWIGLGASLAAVVALLWVAPEARRYARMRQM, from the coding sequence ATGACGAAGTCCATCGAATGGCCCACGCTGCGCCGGCGGAACCACAGCCACCCCGAGCTCTGGATCGGTCTCGGCGCGTCCCTCGCGGCAGTCGTCGCCCTCCTCTGGGTCGCCCCGGAGGCGAGACGCTACGCCCGCATGAGGCAGATGTAG
- a CDS encoding cytochrome B6, with protein sequence MKSHRLIAFAVAGAVASAFVVLAHAQGKEKGARIEPRGKTSYMPVAITETFTEIRASYVKEKPGVEKRHQSLLEARYDLSNRPAKGVTMFRGKSIQEGPRARLAKGTTWDSLATMSPEEIRAKGVFPAGFMPLPHPNQKEGGMVFPKVEIDELKRQEDRDLTRFDLDFDLPDRFTPEFPPPLYLTTRPDLGDVSQGKLITIANYYEIFNGLLNPKQIEGLRLLLTPFPQQQFNQTEDRRSDHPSRGVACLDCHSNGHTNGATHLVGDIRPQEFRHRIDTPSLRGVNIQRLFGSQRALKSVEDFTEFEQRGAYFDGDPVIGTKKGINILERGSQVHFMAEFQEILDFPPAPKLRVVDGRLDRAKATESEVHGEELFFGKAQCSGCHPAPFYTDNLMHNLQVERFYEQKLVNGMVMGADGPIKTFPLRGIKESPPYFHDGRLLTLEDTVEFFNLILETRLSADEKKDLVAFLYAL encoded by the coding sequence GTGAAATCGCATCGCCTGATTGCGTTCGCTGTCGCGGGAGCCGTCGCGTCCGCTTTCGTCGTGCTGGCCCACGCCCAGGGCAAGGAGAAAGGGGCTCGCATCGAGCCGCGGGGCAAGACGAGCTACATGCCCGTGGCGATCACCGAGACCTTCACCGAGATCCGGGCGAGCTACGTGAAGGAGAAGCCCGGGGTGGAGAAGCGCCACCAGAGCCTCCTCGAAGCGCGCTACGACCTGTCGAATCGCCCGGCCAAGGGCGTGACGATGTTCCGGGGAAAGTCGATCCAGGAGGGTCCCAGGGCGCGGCTCGCAAAGGGCACCACCTGGGATTCGCTGGCCACGATGTCTCCGGAGGAGATCCGCGCGAAGGGCGTGTTCCCCGCGGGCTTCATGCCGCTGCCCCATCCCAACCAGAAGGAAGGCGGGATGGTCTTCCCGAAGGTGGAGATCGACGAGCTGAAGCGGCAGGAGGACCGCGACCTCACCCGCTTCGATCTGGACTTCGATCTCCCGGACCGCTTCACGCCGGAGTTTCCGCCGCCGTTGTACCTCACCACGAGGCCGGACCTCGGCGACGTCTCGCAGGGCAAGCTCATCACCATCGCCAACTACTACGAGATCTTCAACGGGCTCCTGAATCCGAAGCAGATCGAGGGCCTGCGGCTCCTGCTCACCCCTTTCCCGCAGCAGCAGTTCAACCAGACCGAGGATCGCAGGAGCGACCATCCGAGCCGCGGCGTCGCATGTCTCGATTGTCACTCGAACGGGCACACCAACGGCGCGACGCATCTCGTGGGAGACATCCGGCCCCAGGAGTTCCGTCATCGGATCGACACGCCCAGTCTACGTGGCGTGAACATCCAGCGGCTCTTCGGTTCGCAGCGGGCCCTCAAGAGCGTGGAGGACTTCACCGAGTTCGAGCAGCGCGGCGCCTACTTCGACGGCGATCCGGTGATCGGGACGAAGAAGGGGATCAACATCCTGGAGAGAGGGAGCCAGGTCCACTTCATGGCCGAGTTCCAGGAGATCCTCGACTTCCCTCCGGCTCCGAAGCTGCGGGTGGTCGATGGCCGCCTCGATCGCGCCAAGGCCACGGAGTCGGAGGTGCACGGCGAGGAGCTCTTCTTCGGCAAGGCGCAGTGCTCCGGTTGCCATCCGGCGCCGTTCTACACGGACAACCTGATGCACAACCTCCAGGTCGAGCGCTTCTACGAGCAGAAGCTGGTGAACGGAATGGTCATGGGCGCCGACGGCCCGATCAAGACGTTCCCGCTGCGGGGCATCAAGGAGTCGCCGCCCTATTTCCACGACGGCCGGCTCCTCACCCTCGAGGACACGGTGGAGTTCTTCAACCTGATCCTGGAAACGAGGCTGAGCGCGGACGAGAAGAAGGATCTGGTGGCCTTCCTCTACGCCCTCTGA
- a CDS encoding OsmC family protein, whose protein sequence is MSEHLAAIRWNRTSPGFDFDSYNRAHEVSFKEGAIVLPASSAPAYKGEPGRVDPEEAFVGALASCHMLTFLALCSKKRLVVDAYEDDAVGVLDKGPNGKLAVARVTLRPKVRFAPGTEVNAEQLAQLHHRAHEGCFIANSVTTDVSVEPRD, encoded by the coding sequence ATGTCCGAGCACCTCGCCGCCATCCGCTGGAACCGAACGAGCCCCGGCTTCGACTTCGATTCCTACAACCGGGCACACGAAGTGTCGTTCAAGGAGGGGGCGATAGTCCTCCCCGCGTCCTCCGCTCCCGCCTACAAGGGAGAGCCCGGCAGGGTGGATCCGGAGGAGGCCTTCGTGGGCGCCCTCGCGAGCTGCCACATGCTCACCTTCCTGGCCCTCTGCTCCAAGAAGCGGCTGGTCGTGGATGCGTACGAGGACGACGCAGTGGGCGTCCTGGACAAGGGACCGAACGGCAAGCTCGCCGTCGCGCGGGTCACCCTACGCCCGAAGGTCCGCTTCGCGCCCGGCACCGAGGTGAACGCCGAGCAGCTCGCGCAGCTCCATCACCGCGCGCACGAAGGCTGCTTCATCGCCAACTCGGTGACGACCGACGTCTCGGTCGAGCCTCGCGACTAG
- a CDS encoding M23 family metallopeptidase, with amino-acid sequence MFRRILNLAVLALVVTASCTAEKPAAPAPEPQPVIPAQPAALEPERSYEVHSALVRPNETIVSALGRIGVEVAQTNAIVDALAGIFDFRKINIGDELRITTSAGELELFELRRGPVEEYRVRKEGDRLVGSAREFKVEKEVVRIAGTLESSLWDAIMRTGEEPLVAMAFADVLAFDVDFYLDPRKGDTFQIVIEKYIHEGRTVRYGDVLAAEYDGQLVGRKRVFRYPNPETGRLEYYAEGGGAARRTFLKTPLKFAFISSKFGSRFHPILKYLKQHEGVDYAAGTGTPVWAIADGTVTLAGYNGACGNMVAVRHSNGLESIYCHFSKIASGIHAGGRVAQKTVIGYVGMTGRATGPHLHFAVKRGGRFINPLSLKFPPSDPLPASELPKFAEAIEPMQELLGNLKLASANHQVEVVGP; translated from the coding sequence ATGTTTCGTCGGATCCTGAACCTGGCCGTCCTCGCGCTCGTCGTCACGGCGTCCTGCACGGCGGAGAAGCCCGCCGCCCCGGCCCCCGAGCCGCAGCCCGTGATCCCCGCCCAGCCGGCGGCCCTGGAGCCCGAGCGCAGCTACGAGGTGCATTCGGCCCTCGTCCGGCCGAACGAAACGATTGTGAGCGCCCTGGGGCGCATCGGGGTCGAGGTCGCGCAGACCAACGCGATCGTCGACGCCCTCGCAGGGATCTTCGACTTCCGCAAGATCAACATCGGCGACGAGCTCCGGATCACGACCTCGGCCGGCGAGCTGGAGCTCTTCGAGCTGCGCCGGGGCCCCGTGGAGGAGTACCGGGTGCGCAAGGAGGGCGACCGCCTGGTCGGCTCGGCTCGCGAGTTCAAGGTGGAGAAGGAGGTCGTCCGGATCGCCGGGACCCTGGAGTCCTCCCTCTGGGACGCGATCATGCGGACCGGCGAGGAGCCCCTGGTGGCCATGGCCTTCGCCGACGTCCTCGCCTTCGACGTCGACTTCTACCTGGACCCCAGGAAGGGCGACACCTTCCAGATCGTGATCGAGAAGTACATCCACGAGGGCAGGACGGTGCGCTACGGCGACGTCCTCGCCGCCGAGTACGACGGCCAGCTCGTGGGCCGGAAGCGCGTCTTCCGCTATCCGAACCCGGAGACGGGTCGCCTCGAGTACTACGCCGAGGGCGGCGGCGCGGCGCGCCGGACGTTCCTCAAGACGCCGCTCAAGTTCGCCTTCATCAGCTCCAAGTTCGGCAGCCGCTTCCACCCGATCCTCAAGTACCTGAAGCAGCACGAGGGCGTGGACTACGCGGCCGGGACCGGCACGCCGGTGTGGGCAATCGCCGACGGCACCGTGACCCTCGCGGGCTACAACGGCGCCTGCGGCAACATGGTCGCGGTCCGGCACTCCAACGGCCTCGAGAGCATCTACTGCCACTTCTCGAAGATCGCGTCGGGGATCCACGCCGGCGGCCGCGTCGCCCAGAAGACCGTGATCGGCTACGTGGGCATGACCGGCCGCGCCACCGGCCCCCACCTCCACTTCGCGGTGAAGCGCGGCGGGCGGTTCATCAACCCCTTGAGCCTCAAGTTCCCGCCGTCCGATCCCCTACCGGCCAGCGAGCTGCCCAAGTTCGCCGAGGCGATCGAGCCGATGCAGGAGCTCCTCGGCAACCTGAAGCTCGCGTCGGCGAACCATCAGGTCGAGGTCGTCGGGCCCTAG
- a CDS encoding response regulator transcription factor, with the protein MSRILIVEDDPSILYGLKHNLSYEGYEVLTARDGEEGLAMALEHAPDVVILDVMLPGKNGFEILRELRARSQAGVVMLSAKDAETDKVLGLDLGADDYVAKPFGLPELLARLKAVLRRRSGAQGSRELRFGEVAIHPDSQTVTRGGVPVELTPQEYRLLTFLFAREGKALSRNAILDGAWGVGYDGTTRTVDNFVRSLRVKLEADPEAPRHFLTIRGFGYRFER; encoded by the coding sequence GTGAGCCGGATCCTGATCGTCGAGGACGATCCCTCGATCCTCTATGGCCTCAAACACAACCTCTCGTACGAGGGCTACGAGGTGCTCACCGCCCGGGACGGCGAGGAGGGCCTTGCGATGGCCCTCGAGCACGCGCCGGACGTGGTGATCCTCGACGTGATGCTCCCGGGCAAGAACGGCTTCGAGATCCTCAGGGAGCTCCGCGCGCGCTCGCAGGCGGGCGTGGTGATGCTCTCGGCCAAGGACGCGGAGACCGACAAGGTGCTGGGCCTCGACCTGGGCGCCGACGACTACGTCGCCAAGCCCTTCGGCCTCCCGGAGCTGCTCGCCCGGCTCAAGGCGGTGCTCCGGCGACGGTCCGGCGCCCAGGGCTCGCGGGAGCTGCGCTTCGGCGAGGTCGCGATCCACCCGGACTCGCAGACGGTCACCCGCGGCGGCGTGCCCGTGGAGCTCACACCCCAGGAATACCGCCTCCTCACCTTCCTCTTCGCCCGGGAGGGGAAGGCCCTGAGCCGGAACGCCATCCTCGACGGCGCGTGGGGCGTCGGCTACGACGGGACCACCCGCACGGTGGACAACTTCGTGCGCAGCCTCCGGGTCAAGCTCGAGGCCGACCCGGAGGCGCCGCGGCACTTCCTCACCATCCGCGGCTTCGGCTACCGCTTCGAGCGCTGA
- a CDS encoding sensor histidine kinase → MRRADLFDFRRVFYLLLFTVCVPSLALSTFGILAIKQERAVVEKQLEDLYGARLDTLSEELARQMTQTQGQLDPKILAGQVRLLGERLFPGEKARFELVPADPAEGREDVVKALLRSITGERSRDSAPAGFGPPIVERPLTGALSGNSLVVRLPEGRSPASLAFVNRVVYGALLFLFYGAIAVGVVLTSRAVYREAKLSRLKSDFVSHVSHELRTPLTAIRMFVETLRLGRVRSEDERLECLDHLDKEAERLAVLVDRILDWARIESGRRVFRKVETPSAEVARKAVEVFDRQQLAPPGLIRMEIPEGLPPVEVDREAIEVVLVNLLTNAHKYTNSNKEIHLKVRATGKRVFFDVEDNGPGIPSAERKRIFEHFYRVDDLLTRRTEGTGLGLAIAKRIAEAHGGRIEVGGEVGKGSRFTVALPAAEKVS, encoded by the coding sequence GTGCGCCGCGCCGACCTCTTCGACTTCCGCCGGGTCTTCTACCTCCTGCTCTTCACGGTCTGCGTGCCGTCGCTGGCGCTCTCCACCTTCGGCATCCTCGCGATCAAGCAGGAGCGGGCGGTCGTCGAGAAGCAGCTCGAGGACCTCTACGGCGCCCGGCTCGACACGCTCTCGGAGGAGCTCGCGCGCCAGATGACACAGACGCAAGGCCAGCTCGATCCGAAGATCCTCGCCGGCCAGGTGCGCCTCCTCGGCGAGCGCCTCTTCCCCGGCGAGAAGGCCCGCTTCGAGTTGGTCCCCGCAGACCCGGCCGAGGGCCGCGAAGACGTGGTGAAGGCGCTGCTGCGTTCGATCACCGGCGAGCGCTCCCGCGACTCCGCCCCGGCGGGCTTCGGCCCCCCGATCGTAGAGCGCCCCCTCACCGGCGCCCTCTCGGGCAATTCGCTGGTGGTCCGGCTCCCCGAGGGGCGATCGCCCGCGAGCCTCGCCTTCGTCAACCGGGTGGTCTACGGCGCCCTGCTCTTCCTCTTCTACGGGGCCATCGCGGTGGGCGTGGTGCTCACCAGCCGGGCCGTCTACCGCGAGGCGAAGCTCTCCCGCCTGAAGAGCGACTTCGTCTCCCACGTGAGCCACGAGCTGCGCACGCCGCTCACCGCGATCCGGATGTTCGTCGAGACGCTGCGGCTCGGGCGCGTGCGCAGCGAGGACGAGAGGCTGGAGTGCCTGGACCACCTGGACAAGGAGGCGGAGCGTCTCGCGGTGCTCGTGGACCGGATCCTCGACTGGGCGCGGATCGAGTCGGGACGCCGCGTCTTCCGCAAGGTGGAGACTCCCTCGGCCGAGGTGGCGCGAAAGGCGGTGGAGGTCTTCGACCGGCAGCAGCTCGCGCCGCCCGGTCTGATCCGGATGGAGATCCCCGAGGGCCTGCCTCCCGTCGAGGTGGACCGCGAGGCGATCGAGGTCGTGCTGGTGAACCTCCTGACGAACGCGCACAAGTACACCAACAGCAACAAGGAGATTCACCTCAAGGTCCGCGCCACCGGCAAGCGGGTCTTCTTCGACGTGGAGGACAACGGCCCCGGGATCCCCAGCGCCGAGCGCAAGCGGATCTTCGAGCACTTCTACCGCGTGGACGACCTTCTCACCCGGCGTACAGAGGGCACCGGCCTGGGCCTGGCCATCGCCAAGCGGATCGCCGAGGCCCACGGAGGCCGCATCGAGGTCGGGGGCGAGGTCGGGAAGGGCAGCCGCTTCACGGTGGCGCTCCCTGCGGCGGAGAAGGTGTCGTGA